In Deinococcus maricopensis DSM 21211, one genomic interval encodes:
- a CDS encoding class I SAM-dependent methyltransferase: MRHLNRRASSSFSHPTGLLERLTGLLMDWENRYLNALVCRQLRGGTGERVLEVGFGTGRTLARLARDSARHCVVGVDHSALMVTQARRRCRCAVLAGRVDVRQGNLAALPYPDGTFDAALSVDALDFWADRHGALSELRRVLRPGGHLLLGYHPAHALNGAPGLRLDTDEALGAARHGAGFVLTGAVHDPRVP; this comes from the coding sequence GTGCGCCACCTGAACCGGCGGGCCAGTTCGTCGTTCAGCCACCCGACCGGCCTGCTGGAGCGCCTGACCGGGCTCCTGATGGACTGGGAGAACCGCTACCTGAACGCCCTTGTGTGCCGCCAGTTGCGGGGCGGCACCGGGGAGCGCGTGCTGGAAGTGGGGTTCGGGACTGGCCGGACCCTCGCGCGCCTCGCCCGCGACTCGGCCCGCCACTGCGTGGTGGGCGTGGACCACTCGGCGCTGATGGTCACCCAGGCACGTCGCCGCTGCCGCTGCGCAGTGCTCGCCGGGCGGGTGGACGTACGGCAGGGCAACTTGGCCGCCCTGCCATACCCGGACGGTACGTTCGATGCCGCGCTGTCCGTGGACGCCCTGGACTTCTGGGCGGACCGGCACGGCGCGCTCAGCGAACTTCGGCGGGTGCTCCGGCCGGGCGGGCACCTGCTGCTCGGGTATCACCCCGCCCACGCCCTGAACGGCGCCCCGGGCCTCCGCCTGGATACCGACGAGGCCCTCGGCGCGGCGCGGCACGGCGCCGGGTTCGTGCTGACGGGCGCCGTCCACGACCCCCGTGTGCCCTAG
- a CDS encoding DUF2946 family protein translates to MLRRVGSRRLPLWWAALLCVLASFAYTVRTAAPTVTSAGVGSVAVMAAHADEAQAVAHVGDERPGMVMAEGECPGEHAGGHGADPLRSGSPNAPPSGHDHGAHCPFCFTHAFGVEGLAFAWVPAPGVRAAHGRPSRVRVFVGAWAHADARAPPALRG, encoded by the coding sequence GTGCTGCGCCGCGTGGGTTCGCGCCGCCTGCCGCTGTGGTGGGCGGCCTTGCTGTGCGTGCTGGCGTCGTTCGCGTATACGGTGCGGACGGCTGCGCCCACCGTAACGTCCGCGGGTGTGGGCAGCGTGGCCGTCATGGCCGCGCACGCGGATGAGGCGCAGGCCGTAGCACACGTGGGTGATGAGCGGCCGGGTATGGTCATGGCGGAGGGCGAGTGCCCCGGTGAGCATGCCGGAGGGCACGGCGCGGACCCGCTGCGGTCCGGCTCGCCGAATGCGCCACCGTCCGGGCATGACCATGGGGCGCACTGCCCGTTCTGTTTTACGCATGCGTTCGGCGTGGAGGGCCTGGCATTCGCCTGGGTGCCCGCGCCGGGCGTGCGGGCGGCGCATGGCCGTCCGTCGCGCGTGCGGGTGTTCGTGGGGGCGTGGGCCCACGCGGACGCGCGCGCTCCACCGGCCTTGCGGGGTTGA
- a CDS encoding histone deacetylase family protein, giving the protein MTPYRAFTPAKYTFPLPEGHRFPAYKYAAVAERLAPLLPVEDTPGVEWALAERTHDPAYLTRWRTGAVERREEREFGLPWSEGVVERARRATGGTFAALHDALRVGWGINLAGGTHHAFRDRAGGFCLLNDAAMVARYALDEGLARRVLILDLDVHQGDGTANLLGGVPHTFTLSVHGERNYPFRKQTSDLDIGLPDGVTDAEYLRVLDERVRPALEAFRPDVVVYLAGADVLAGDRFGRFQLTLDGVRERNRRVLAWCRAAGVAVVSTMAGGYNLDRDLTVAGHASVVEVGLEVFSRA; this is encoded by the coding sequence ATGACGCCCTACCGCGCGTTCACGCCCGCGAAGTACACCTTTCCGCTGCCCGAGGGGCACCGCTTCCCTGCGTACAAGTACGCGGCCGTGGCGGAGCGCCTGGCGCCCCTGCTGCCGGTGGAGGACACGCCGGGTGTGGAGTGGGCGCTGGCGGAGCGCACGCACGACCCGGCGTACCTGACGCGCTGGCGGACGGGCGCGGTGGAGCGCCGCGAGGAACGCGAGTTCGGGTTGCCGTGGAGCGAGGGCGTGGTGGAGCGGGCGCGCCGCGCGACGGGCGGGACGTTCGCGGCGCTGCATGACGCGCTGCGCGTCGGCTGGGGCATCAACCTGGCGGGCGGGACGCACCACGCGTTCCGGGACCGCGCGGGCGGGTTCTGCCTGCTCAACGACGCCGCGATGGTCGCGCGCTACGCCCTGGACGAGGGCCTGGCGCGGCGCGTGCTGATTCTCGACTTGGACGTGCACCAGGGGGACGGAACGGCCAACCTGCTGGGCGGCGTGCCGCACACGTTCACGCTGAGTGTGCACGGGGAGCGCAACTACCCGTTCCGGAAGCAGACGAGCGACCTGGACATCGGCCTGCCGGACGGCGTGACGGACGCCGAGTACCTGCGGGTGCTGGATGAGCGGGTGCGTCCGGCGCTGGAGGCGTTCCGGCCGGACGTGGTGGTGTACCTGGCGGGGGCGGACGTGCTGGCCGGGGACCGGTTCGGGCGGTTTCAGTTGACGCTGGACGGCGTACGCGAACGCAACCGGCGGGTGCTGGCGTGGTGCCGGGCGGCGGGCGTGGCGGTGGTGAGCACCATGGCGGGGGGGTACAACCTGGACCGGGACCTGACGGTGGCGGGGCACGCGTCGGTGGTGGAGGTGGGGTTGGAGGTGTTCTCGAGAGCTTGA
- a CDS encoding ferric reductase-like transmembrane domain-containing protein, whose amino-acid sequence MTDRRAPRVHPNVLFGWGALLALALEAGVRLALPAGSHVQGQRLGEAHGFVALGLLALVLLAQPAWTRPYRRPLGLLAFAFALLHTAYSFQFDLDGRLDSLAFLAVGTRNGVLVGALSLALLVPLALTSSRPAQRALGRHWRTLHRLTPPAFVLAGVHTAWVGVHAGLTPLTVGGVLVTLATLVTLVGRAVGARRARVHSPRRTS is encoded by the coding sequence ATGACGGACCGGCGTGCTCCTCGCGTTCACCCGAACGTCCTGTTCGGGTGGGGCGCGCTGCTGGCGCTCGCGCTGGAGGCTGGCGTGCGGCTGGCGCTGCCGGCCGGCTCGCACGTGCAGGGCCAGCGGCTCGGCGAGGCGCACGGGTTCGTGGCCCTGGGGCTGCTGGCGCTGGTGCTGCTCGCGCAGCCCGCGTGGACGCGCCCGTACCGGCGTCCGCTGGGGCTGCTGGCGTTCGCGTTCGCGCTGCTGCACACCGCGTACAGTTTCCAGTTCGATCTGGACGGCCGCCTGGACAGCCTGGCCTTCCTGGCGGTCGGGACTCGCAATGGCGTACTGGTCGGCGCGCTCAGTCTGGCGCTGCTGGTGCCGCTGGCGCTCACGAGCAGCCGCCCGGCGCAGCGCGCGCTGGGGCGGCACTGGCGGACGCTGCACCGGCTCACGCCGCCGGCGTTCGTGCTGGCGGGCGTGCATACCGCGTGGGTCGGCGTTCATGCTGGCCTGACACCCCTGACGGTGGGGGGCGTGCTGGTCACGCTCGCCACCCTCGTCACGCTGGTCGGGCGCGCTGTGGGCGCGCGCCGCGCCCGCGTGCATTCCCCGAGGAGAACCTCATGA
- a CDS encoding DUF1775 domain-containing protein, with amino-acid sequence MRQILTLSAALLASIAFAHATVKTELGAGESLAGKSETYRLQVPVEREVATTQVQLFVPAGVKVSRFLPVPGFTRSVTRDANGSITSVTWRGRIQPLEFQRFLFQATNPADAGTLKWNVFQTYADGTVVKWDSSDPATPASTTTLK; translated from the coding sequence ATGCGTCAGATCCTGACCCTGTCCGCCGCGCTGCTCGCGTCCATTGCGTTCGCGCACGCCACCGTCAAAACCGAACTGGGGGCCGGCGAGAGTCTCGCCGGGAAGTCCGAAACGTACCGCCTGCAGGTGCCCGTGGAGCGGGAGGTGGCGACCACGCAGGTGCAGCTGTTCGTGCCGGCCGGCGTGAAGGTCTCCCGGTTCCTGCCTGTGCCGGGGTTCACGCGCAGCGTCACGCGGGACGCGAACGGCAGCATCACCAGTGTCACGTGGCGGGGCCGCATTCAGCCGCTGGAGTTCCAGCGCTTCCTGTTCCAGGCGACGAACCCGGCGGATGCGGGCACCCTGAAGTGGAACGTGTTCCAGACGTACGCGGACGGCACGGTCGTGAAGTGGGACAGCAGTGACCCTGCCACGCCGGCCAGCACGACGACGCTGAAATGA
- a CDS encoding inositol monophosphatase family protein codes for MSQDQAFLDVAVRAARAAGAVHLAGLGRTHAVQTKTTFSDLVTEVDAEAERVIRDLILQAHPDHAILGEEGGLVGEGADALWVVDPLDGTVNYAHGYPVFCASIALELRGERVAGAVYDPTRDELFTATRGGGAHLNGRPIRVSDTPELRSPALVSTGFPYDVDRDQRNLGLLRKLLAVGVPVRRPGAAALDLCNVACGRMDAYWELGLKRWDSAAGSLIVEEAGGLVTDGAGERTPYAPLIVATNGKLHAELLGVLNG; via the coding sequence ATGAGCCAAGATCAGGCGTTCCTCGACGTGGCCGTGCGCGCGGCGCGCGCAGCGGGGGCCGTGCACCTCGCCGGCCTGGGCCGCACCCACGCCGTGCAGACCAAAACGACCTTCAGTGACCTCGTGACCGAGGTGGACGCCGAAGCGGAACGCGTCATCCGCGACCTCATCCTGCAGGCCCACCCGGACCACGCGATCCTCGGTGAGGAGGGCGGCCTGGTGGGGGAGGGCGCGGACGCGTTATGGGTCGTGGACCCCTTGGACGGCACCGTGAACTACGCGCACGGCTACCCGGTGTTCTGCGCGTCCATCGCGCTGGAGCTGCGAGGTGAGCGCGTGGCGGGCGCCGTGTACGACCCGACGCGTGACGAGCTGTTCACGGCCACGCGCGGCGGCGGCGCGCACCTCAACGGCCGGCCGATCCGCGTGTCGGACACGCCGGAACTGCGTTCGCCCGCGCTGGTGTCCACCGGGTTCCCGTATGACGTGGACCGCGACCAGCGTAACCTCGGGCTGCTGCGCAAGCTGCTCGCGGTGGGCGTCCCGGTGCGCCGCCCAGGCGCGGCGGCGCTGGACCTGTGCAACGTCGCGTGCGGCCGCATGGACGCGTACTGGGAACTGGGCCTCAAGCGCTGGGACAGCGCGGCCGGGAGCCTGATCGTGGAGGAGGCCGGCGGCCTCGTCACGGACGGCGCGGGGGAGCGCACGCCGTACGCGCCCCTGATCGTCGCGACGAACGGGAAGCTGCACGCGGAACTGCTGGGCGTCCTGAACGGCTGA
- a CDS encoding Crp/Fnr family transcriptional regulator, which translates to MTLQTPRTTAHLSEAQGRPVRRGDTLYYTGDGSQSLYRLESGLLRAIRLTPQGRNLTVRHIHPGDIFGEEALHGIKRSHQVVALTDAIVTPIYTQHLTPEDLWNVTRSLSAQLQRVMNDGVHIQDGELRERIARYLLNLSTSSLGGQHADGVRFVRATHELIAEGTGATRESVSKLIGEMRDDGLLSPAYRCISLINEPALRALAGLQDQ; encoded by the coding sequence ATGACCCTGCAAACCCCCCGCACCACCGCTCACCTCTCCGAAGCGCAGGGCCGCCCCGTCCGCCGCGGCGACACCCTCTACTACACCGGCGACGGCAGCCAGAGCCTCTACCGCCTCGAAAGCGGCCTGCTGCGCGCCATCCGCCTCACCCCGCAGGGCCGCAACCTCACCGTCCGCCACATCCACCCCGGCGACATCTTCGGCGAGGAAGCGCTGCACGGCATCAAACGCAGCCACCAAGTCGTCGCGCTCACCGACGCCATCGTCACGCCTATCTACACCCAGCACCTCACGCCCGAGGACCTCTGGAACGTCACGCGCAGCCTCAGCGCGCAACTCCAGCGCGTCATGAACGACGGCGTGCACATTCAGGACGGCGAACTGCGCGAACGCATCGCCCGCTACCTCCTGAACCTCAGCACCAGCAGCCTCGGCGGGCAGCATGCCGACGGCGTCCGCTTCGTGCGTGCCACCCACGAACTCATCGCCGAAGGCACCGGCGCCACGCGCGAAAGCGTCAGCAAACTCATCGGCGAAATGCGCGACGACGGCCTGCTGAGCCCCGCGTACCGCTGCATCAGCCTCATCAACGAACCCGCCCTACGCGCCCTCGCCGGCCTGCAGGACCAGTAA
- a CDS encoding DHH family phosphoesterase, with amino-acid sequence MTQNAAEPRYGALISEAARLMFGHAGPVVVLTHVDPDGDAVGSVLGLARALRAAGRDVVAVADAPRYLRFLVGEGELVPRLDTWPDGALAVVLDVDNTDAARVAGADVTAFAGPVVNVDHHGTNARRATVSVVDPSQSATALMVKDLLDAVGAPLSADVAEPLLLGLNTDTGSFRFGSTTPGAFRAAADLLAAGARLGWMNEMLGQQPRVMLALQREVLGTVAFPANLGGLVVTARVDDAMLARAGAAWEDVESMVGLIRSAEGTELAALFKDYGDRVKLSLRSRGRVSAQRIAVACGGGGHVAAAGATVNAPFAEAYARFEQEARGALSAAGFDPDAPLA; translated from the coding sequence ATGACGCAGAATGCCGCTGAGCCCCGCTACGGGGCGTTGATTTCAGAAGCCGCCCGGCTGATGTTCGGGCACGCGGGGCCGGTGGTGGTGCTCACGCACGTGGACCCGGACGGGGACGCGGTCGGGAGTGTGCTGGGGCTGGCGCGGGCGTTGCGCGCGGCCGGCCGGGACGTGGTGGCGGTCGCGGACGCGCCGCGCTACCTGCGCTTCCTGGTGGGCGAGGGCGAGCTTGTGCCGCGCCTGGACACCTGGCCGGACGGGGCGCTCGCGGTGGTGCTGGACGTGGACAACACGGACGCGGCGCGGGTGGCCGGCGCGGACGTGACGGCGTTCGCGGGGCCGGTCGTGAACGTGGACCACCACGGAACGAACGCGCGGCGCGCGACGGTGAGTGTCGTCGACCCCAGCCAGTCCGCGACGGCCCTGATGGTCAAGGACCTGCTGGACGCGGTGGGCGCCCCCCTGAGCGCTGACGTGGCCGAGCCGCTGCTGCTGGGCCTGAACACCGACACGGGCTCGTTCCGGTTCGGCAGCACCACGCCCGGGGCGTTCCGCGCGGCGGCGGACCTGCTGGCGGCGGGCGCGCGCCTGGGCTGGATGAACGAGATGCTGGGGCAGCAGCCGCGCGTGATGCTGGCGTTGCAGCGGGAGGTGCTGGGCACTGTGGCGTTCCCCGCGAACCTGGGCGGGCTGGTTGTGACCGCCCGCGTGGACGACGCGATGCTGGCGCGCGCCGGGGCGGCCTGGGAGGACGTGGAGTCCATGGTGGGCCTGATCCGCTCGGCCGAAGGCACGGAGCTGGCCGCGCTGTTCAAGGATTACGGGGACCGCGTGAAGCTGAGCCTGCGTTCGCGCGGGCGGGTGAGTGCGCAGCGCATTGCGGTGGCGTGCGGCGGGGGCGGGCACGTGGCGGCGGCGGGCGCGACGGTGAATGCGCCGTTCGCGGAGGCGTACGCGCGCTTCGAGCAGGAGGCGCGCGGGGCGCTGAGCGCGGCGGGCTTCGATCCGGACGCGCCGCTGGCCTGA
- the purB gene encoding adenylosuccinate lyase produces the protein MIDRYLTPEMRALWSEANKYRAWLNVELAAMEAQTALGEVPEGPHADLVARAETDPLDEGFATRVADIEAVTRHDIVAFTTALTERYGENARFIHHGLTSTDVVDTAQNLLLDEALSIILNDVRALRDVCRAQAVQYKHTPTIGRTHGIHAEPMTFGLKFLNWMATLDRDLERLEAARKRIQVVMLSGSVGTYAHVSPEVEERVAAAWGWQAAPVTNQTLARDRHAEVLSALAIYGTTVEKIAVEIRHLQRSEVREAMEPFGKGQKGSSSMPHKKNPILTENVTGMARLLRGYLTTALENVPLWHERDISHSSAERVIFPDATAIASYATRRLTGVLRDLVVFPERMLRNLNDLGGLVFSQRVLHLLIDERGMAREAAYAVVQRNSLRSWETGEGLRHLLAADPENPLSAEDLDRAFDLQWYLRNVDHTFARFGL, from the coding sequence GTGATTGACCGTTACCTGACTCCGGAAATGCGCGCCCTGTGGAGCGAAGCCAACAAGTACCGCGCGTGGCTGAACGTGGAACTCGCCGCGATGGAGGCGCAGACGGCGCTCGGTGAGGTGCCCGAAGGGCCGCACGCGGACCTCGTGGCGCGCGCCGAAACCGACCCGCTCGATGAGGGGTTCGCGACGCGCGTCGCGGACATTGAGGCCGTCACGCGGCACGACATCGTCGCGTTCACGACCGCCCTCACGGAACGCTACGGTGAGAACGCCCGCTTCATTCACCACGGCCTGACCAGCACGGACGTCGTGGACACCGCCCAGAACCTCCTGCTCGACGAGGCGCTCAGCATCATCCTGAATGACGTGCGCGCCCTGCGGGACGTGTGCCGCGCGCAGGCCGTGCAGTACAAGCACACGCCCACCATCGGGCGGACGCACGGCATCCACGCCGAACCCATGACGTTCGGCCTGAAGTTCCTGAACTGGATGGCGACGCTGGACCGCGACCTGGAACGCCTTGAAGCGGCCCGGAAACGCATTCAGGTGGTCATGCTGAGCGGCTCGGTGGGCACGTACGCGCACGTCAGCCCCGAGGTGGAGGAGCGCGTCGCGGCGGCGTGGGGCTGGCAGGCCGCGCCGGTCACGAACCAGACGCTCGCCCGTGACCGGCACGCCGAGGTGCTTTCGGCACTCGCCATCTACGGCACAACCGTCGAGAAGATCGCGGTGGAAATCCGGCACCTGCAGCGCAGCGAGGTGCGCGAGGCGATGGAGCCGTTCGGGAAAGGGCAGAAGGGCAGCAGCAGCATGCCGCACAAGAAAAATCCCATCCTGACCGAGAACGTGACGGGCATGGCGCGGCTGCTGCGCGGGTACCTCACGACGGCGCTGGAGAACGTGCCGCTGTGGCACGAGCGGGACATCAGCCACAGCAGCGCTGAGCGCGTCATCTTCCCGGACGCAACGGCCATCGCCAGTTACGCCACGCGCCGCCTCACGGGCGTGCTGCGGGACCTCGTGGTGTTCCCGGAGCGCATGCTGCGCAACCTGAACGACCTGGGTGGGTTGGTGTTCAGCCAGCGCGTGCTGCACCTGCTGATCGACGAGCGGGGCATGGCGCGCGAGGCGGCGTACGCGGTCGTGCAGCGCAACAGCCTGCGCAGCTGGGAGACTGGCGAGGGCCTGCGCCACCTGCTCGCCGCCGATCCGGAGAACCCGCTGAGCGCCGAGGACCTCGACCGCGCGTTCGACCTGCAGTGGTACCTGCGGAACGTGGACCACACGTTCGCGCGTTTCGGCCTGTAA
- a CDS encoding phage holin family protein yields the protein MVNLLVKVGVNALALWLTTLLYSGVYFARGGNPWDALVAGLVLGLVNALIRPVLLLLSLPVNVLTLGLFTLVVNGVVLMIVSGLTSLEVRGFGAAVVGALILAVISWALDLVLHRREGHK from the coding sequence ATGGTGAATCTGCTCGTCAAGGTGGGCGTGAACGCGCTCGCCCTGTGGCTCACGACGCTGCTGTACAGCGGGGTGTACTTCGCGCGCGGCGGGAACCCCTGGGACGCCCTCGTGGCCGGGCTGGTGCTCGGCCTCGTGAACGCCCTGATCCGTCCGGTGCTGCTGCTGCTCAGCCTGCCCGTGAACGTCCTGACGCTCGGGCTGTTCACGCTCGTCGTGAACGGCGTGGTCCTGATGATCGTCTCGGGCCTCACGAGCCTGGAGGTCCGTGGGTTCGGCGCGGCCGTGGTGGGCGCGCTGATCCTCGCGGTGATCAGCTGGGCGCTGGACCTGGTGCTGCACCGCCGCGAGGGCCACAAGTGA